TTATAGATTGGATATTCCAACCAAAAATTGGGTACATTAAGCAGTCAAATCAAATGTAACGCTAGCCTAGTTATAGAAAAGGCGATTCACATCAAAAAAACTCTTGTTTGGAATCCATTGCAAGTTAAAAATGTAAATGGATTGTGGTTTTAACTTTTGTACACTGAAAGAttacattatttaattattgttacaGAACATTGGTGACTTCTGAGAAACTAAGCCAGATTTTCTTTAATGGACTATCCCCCACTAACATGTACATTCTTATTAAAAAGAACATGTTAAACCACCAGGATGTTGTCTGCTCCAACATCTTTAAGTCAATTGATGGGTACAAAATACCGCGAAGCTGTAAAGTTGTTAGTCTAAACTTCAGGACTCAAAATCTTTCAAAtatttcttgttgcaacaacttCCAAATTTTTGGTGATGCTATCAGCAAAACTGTGGATGAAATCAATTTTGGAGACGAACCAGAATTTGGTGAAATTCAGTCAACTGACGATGTAAGATGGTTTCAATCAAGTTATATTATGAAAGGCTTTAAAGACTGTGTAGTTAATGGAAGCTCGGTTACCAATACCTGGCTACAGCTTTCTTGATAAAGATCACTTGTATGGATATACTTAAATAACACTCATTTTTGTGTCCTTATTAGTTTAATCCTCAATGAATTGACTGATATGCGtatcatttaattattatcatggtTTTTGTTAACTCggcaataatttaaaatcttgTTTACATGATACATTTAAGTTTAAAATGTTAGACTATGCTTAACAAGTGTTATACAAATAGTAAGTAGTTAATTGTATAGGAtaagatatattataatatttttacaaaattgtgtttggcttaaaaattaaaatatatgtttTTAAAAGATCCCATTGGAATTTCTCGAAATCCATTCTTAGTGGCAGTCTATGTTATAGAGAGAACCTTGAATATGCCGATTTCTAGATCAAGCAGTTTGACCTGTTCATTGATAGGCCAGTTTCTTTTTATAcctataaaaaatctttttagttttttaattttgccCCTTACGTGACTCCcatatttcaaataatttatacgTTACACATCCGTATTCGTGTCTCAGAAATTAATGCATAAGTGCAGTCCAGTAGGTTTGGAGCAAACTGGCTGTGTCAGATAGTCGACAGACAGAGaaacaagtgatcctataagggttcagttttttcatgacgtacggaaccctaaaaatagattaCAAGTTAATATGCTGTATTTCTGCTTGTCCATCACTAAATATAGTCCGATCTCTGAACATAACACATCCTTTCTTCAAGTCATCTGCATGTGCCCTACTAGTACAGTTACCCCATTTCTGACAGTTGGCAAAAGCTTCATTAAATTCTACTATCAAATTATTTCTTCTACCGTTTGGCCCAACAACATAATCACACTTTATTGACTTCTTTATCATATCACGAAGGCAACATTCCATATGTTCATAGTATTCAAGCCAGTAATCTTGCGGTAGCTGTCTTAACTTTAAACCCAAAGATTCAGTAAGTAGACCAGTTACAAAAATGTCATCAATCCAAAAAAATGGATGGTAGATTGCTTCATCAGTTATCATAGTTGCAATGTTTGGAGTCACTATGTAGTACCAGCCCGATAAATAGGGAGGGTATACACTTCTAGGATATTCCTCCCATGTCACATACCACTTGTTCTGTTCATTTCTTCTTGGTTTTGTATCATTCAAAATATATCCCATGATTAAATCATTTCGGTCTGGTATTAGTATTTTATTAAGAAATTCATAAGTCTTGTTTATGTTGAAAACAGTATCATCATCAACTTTTAATATAAATGATGCTTTTTGGCATTGTGAGGATGCCCATTTCAGTCCCATGAGATGTTTGTAAGTAAGATTTCTATAGTTCTCATAGAAGGAACCTTGCAGTATGTCACCGAATATAATACTTTCATTATTGATAGCATCTTGTGTTATATATCTGAAAGTTTCAAAATTAATTAGTTAGATaagtttattttgttcaaaCTCTGATTTAGGGATTGCAAAACATTGATATGTGGTATCACACTTTTTCAGATAATTCATACATGCAATATTAAAGTATCTTGACCAACATACTTGACAAATTAGTGTATTTTAAAGGTGATAGCCCTTAAATTAATTGGGAACACTGACCTCTgctaatacaagtaggtacactgGACTTGCTATTGCCGACAAGTTTCTGAAGCAACTTGATGGCGCTGATAGCAACAGTGAGGGTCATGTGAACATACTCAGGACTAAATATTAGTGTtaagacatctgtcaacatagtgtcaacatGAAGACCACTTGTTATAAAGTGTAAATTTTAATATGGTATGGTCAGATGGGTGCTTTGAATTAACACAAAAATTGCTGTTATTTTGTATGACACACCTTATCTAGCATACTTGTAGAGTTGTGTACATAATTCTCTGTGATTTGGAATGAATTATtattgactagatgatgcccgcaacttcatccgcgtggatttaggtttttgaaaatcccgtgggaactgttggattttccgggataaaaagaagcctatgtccttccccgggatgcaagctatcgctgtaccaaatttcgtcaaaatcggttgaacggatgggccgtgaaaggctagcagacagacagacagacagacacactttcgcatttataatattaagtatggaagtatggattatcttAATGGGAGAAAGTATTATTACCTTTACCTTTCATTTTTAGGTATCCTTGCCAATAAGAATACTCTTGTAATATTTAGTGATGAAAGATATGCAGAGGGCATTGCCCTCCTGTGGGCACTCCTTAATTCAACGTGCCCTACATAGGATGTCACAATTATCACAATGAACGGTGATTCTGAAAAAAAAGAGGAGtgtataaattaatatacctTACCAACTATCTAACTTTGTTGATCTACCAAAGACATGTAGGTACACTTTACCTGCCTCTGACAACAGTATGTGTTTTCAGTTTATCTCCCAGTGCCCTTAAACGCGCATAAGTGCCAATACATTAAAGCTTTTGGTGGTTTTAATATGCATCATTAGGGCTAGTTGCACAAATAGGcaattaaagtttttattttttaaagaatattagctatgttaaatgactaatattcccctttcctctccaattaagcgtcaggcaggagtaggtacgacaatagtgcaacgggcggggtttgaaccgtcgacctttcggtttttcagtacactcctataccggttgagctattgaggctctcagtTGAGTTATGTTATAGGTAGGAAccataagtagtaggtacattattcagAAAAACTGTTTGAGCAGTTTTATATAACAAGATCATTCAAATAAGTACAAATAGGTCGCTAAGTATTGTATTTCATTATTAAGTTATAAGGAGAATTTATAAGGTAAGTATAGGCCCATGGTAAtaggttttaatttttgacattttactaCCTTTACTTACTTTGCATGCAAAtgggcagaatttggctgtaccttattgtttttgtaaaaattccaCTGTTTACACAATTCACAATTaataaatttgaattgaattgaattaatctaataaaattacttaccgtTGCATGTTGAGTTGTGTGGTTGTatcaaagtattttttataacattattttgtGTTAATACCAGTACTGTGTTGCTAAATTCTAAATTCGAACTACGATAAATCCAAATTAATACTGAGAGTAAAGCGATAACAATTAAATATACCACTTTTCTGGTCATTTTTGAGTTTTCCACTTTACGATTCGTCGTCGGTGATCTCTTTTATTTCCTTTGCTCACATATtgaatgtattttttattatattttgtacatagATTCCTATTTCCTTAATAAATAACTTAacttaaaaactatttaaataCTCAATTTGTTTACTAGTCATAGTCAGTGACATTTTTGTCCGATTGACATTAGCGTCCTTGACCTTTGTGCCAGTGTTGTCAGATTTTAAAAAGGTCATTGCTCCCAAAAAACCTAAAATAGTTATATGTGAAAACATCAAAGAAGTcttattttagcatttatactatcgtgagtgataggTATGAATAACAAAGAGTacctatataatcactacgtttataaataatacatatgaTATGACGTCGCGGCCAACTCACGTGTTTGTCGGAGTATGTCCGACTAGCTTTGAACCCGACCGGGCTCCTTATTAAAATGGGCCTCTGCTCGCGACTCGCGAGAAGAGTCCGATTGAATAAGGACCTCGGACAGGATCGAAACCAGTCAGACATAGGTAC
This genomic stretch from Maniola hyperantus chromosome 18, iAphHyp1.2, whole genome shotgun sequence harbors:
- the LOC117990908 gene encoding beta-1,3-galactosyltransferase 5-like, producing MTRKVVYLIVIALLSVLIWIYRSSNLEFSNTVLVLTQNNVIKNTLIQPHNSTCNESPFIVIIVTSYVGHVELRSAHRRAMPSAYLSSLNITRVFLLARIPKNERYITQDAINNESIIFGDILQGSFYENYRNLTYKHLMGLKWASSQCQKASFILKVDDDTVFNINKTYEFLNKILIPDRNDLIMGYILNDTKPRRNEQNKWYVTWEEYPRSVYPPYLSGWYYIVTPNIATMITDEAIYHPFFWIDDIFVTGLLTESLGLKLRQLPQDYWLEYYEHMECCLRDMIKKSIKCDYVVGPNGRRNNLIVEFNEAFANCQKWGNCTSRAHADDLKKGCVMFRDRTIFSDGQAEIQHINL